The sequence below is a genomic window from Desulfobacterales bacterium.
AATTCACTTGACCTTGGCCGAACTGAAACGGTCTGAAAGAGGCTCAACGGACTAAAGAAATAAATATGTCGCCTTATTTACTGATTGTTACAGCTGTAAAAGAAGAAGCCGCCTTGCTGGCGGCCACCATTGAGTCGCCGCGAAGCGTTCGGGCCGGTCAAAGAGAAATGACCGCTGGTGTTCTGGTTGATACGCCGGTAAACCTGCTGGTTGCCGGTCCCGGGCAGGTCAACACGGTTCAGGCACTGACATCGGCCATAGAATGGCAACGACCGGCAGCAATTCTTCAAGTTGGTTGCGCGGGCGGATTTAAACAGGCGGGGATTAATATCGGAGATATCGCAATCGCCTCCGAGGAAATCGATGCCCATCTGGGGCTTGAGCCTGAGAGGCCGACGGAAATACCGGTCGATCCGTTGCCGTTTTCGATCGGGTGTTATGGTGGATTTGAAATCAAGAATCGCTATGCGATAGGTGTTGAATTGACTCGAAAGGCACAGTCCGTTATCAGTCGGAAAATGGCCGGGATGAATATTACGGTCAATCTCGGGCCTTTTTTGACCGTTTCCACCATTACAGCCTCGGACCGGCGGGCTGAGCAGTATTTTGATGCCTACCAGGTGTGCATGGAATCCATGGAAGGCGCAGGCGCTGCCCATGTGGCCCTGCATTATGGCATTCCGTTTTTAGAAATCAGAGCCGCCGCTAACGTTGTGGGCAAAAGAGAGCGGAATCACTGGAACTTGCCTCTGGCATGGGAAAGAAGCCAGGCGGCGGTAATGACCTTGCTCAAAGGGGGCATTTTTTGATGAATCGACCATTGACGCTTGGCTATTCCACCTGCCCGAACGACACCTTTATTTTTTATGCGCTGGCGCACCAAAAAGTGAATCTCAATGAATTGACCTATCAAATTACCCTGGCGGATGTGGAATCGCTCAATCAGCGGGCAGCCGCCGGACAATTGGATATCACCAAGTTATCCTTTGCCGCGATCGGGCATTTGCAGGAAAGTTACGGCCTTCTTCATTGCGGAGCGGCTCTGGGGCGCGGCTGCGGACCCTTGATTGTGGCAAAGCCGGGAGTAGAATTGGCGCAACTGGGCGATACGCCGGTTGCCGTGCCCGGCGCATGGACCACCGCCTGCTTATTGTTGAATTTGTTTTCCCCGCATCCGGTCCGGACGAAGGCCATGACCTTTGATCAAATTATGCCGGCGATCAGAGCGGGCGAAGTTGAGGCGGGGGTGATCATTCATGAGGGCCGTTTTACCTATCGGGAATACGGGCTCACTTGCCTTCTGGATCTAGGGCAGTGGTGGGAAACGCAAAGCGGTTTTCCCATTCCCCTTGGTGGCATCGCGGTGCATCGAAGTTTGCCCGAGGCGGTGATTCTTAAGGTGCAAAATACGTTGAAAGCCAGCATTGACTATGCGAAGGCAACCCCCGAGAATGCGGCGGATTACATCACCCGGCATGCCCAGGAGATGGCGCCGCAGGTAATTTCCCAGCATATCTCACTCTATGTCAACGAGTTTACACAGGATTTGGGGGCAGAAGGCCGGCTTGCCATTAAAACGCTGTTTCAAAAAGCCGCTGAAAAAGGGTTGATGCCTTTTCCCACGTTGCCGCTGTTTGCCTGTTAAACTATTTTTTAATCGGTCAGCAGGTCCTCCAGAATTGAAGAAACCTGGAGCATGTCGATTTGCGGCCGCAATTTCCCCCTTATCGAGTCTTTTCTGCTAAGAATCAACAAGCCCATCTGTTCAGGCGTTTTCGCCGGTGCCCCGTGTGATCCCTTAATCAGGGAAGTATTCAAGGGGATCGATTTTGTCTTCGGATCAAAGAAAAGCTCAAGGGGGTCGTATCCCGGTTTGCGGTGAATATCGACAGTTCCGGCGAAATCGGGCGCTTTTTCGAGGGCGTGCCACCAGTAATAGGCAAACCACCGGTCTGAAGCGGATACGGCAATCAGTTCCCCAGATCGGGAATGATCCATATGATAGGTTGGTTTATGCGCCGCATCGATAACAAAGTCGACACCGGGGGTGCCAGCCAGAAGATTGTAAACAGCCGGTTCATCCGCCATATCTTTAATGTAAATATGAGCAATCTGGTGATCCACCATGGCAAAGGCGCGGCTCATCTCTATATCCAGATACTCCCCGCCTTCTATGTCACGAACCGCTAAAAACCCGGCATCCCGCAACAGCCGGTTGGGCAAAATGGCTTCGGAAACATCGGTTAATGCATACTCCGACAAAACCGCGACAGTTGAATCTTCGGTTATCCCGAGGTGGTCCATTTCATCCAGAAAACTTCCGATCAGTTGATC
It includes:
- a CDS encoding alkaline phosphatase family protein — encoded protein: MSKYLFVFNVVGLSQKYLPYLEKLPAFSRLMTTGITATLNPVFPCLTMPGQASLVTGTFPNHHGMIANGLYDRERMEVGFWDQYRSLLQATPVWERIKTKSPDLKTAVLFWQNTLHAQADFVVTPKPIHAEHKMIQWCYSKPVGLYEALAEELGPFNLMNYWGPLASPESSKWITRAAISILQKHRPNLMMIYIPHLDYSCQRFGPEHDAVYRDLQVADQLIGSFLDEMDHLGITEDSTVAVLSEYALTDVSEAILPNRLLRDAGFLAVRDIEGGEYLDIEMSRAFAMVDHQIAHIYIKDMADEPAVYNLLAGTPGVDFVIDAAHKPTYHMDHSRSGELIAVSASDRWFAYYWWHALEKAPDFAGTVDIHRKPGYDPLELFFDPKTKSIPLNTSLIKGSHGAPAKTPEQMGLLILSRKDSIRGKLRPQIDMLQVSSILEDLLTD
- a CDS encoding 1,4-dihydroxy-6-naphthoate synthase; protein product: MNRPLTLGYSTCPNDTFIFYALAHQKVNLNELTYQITLADVESLNQRAAAGQLDITKLSFAAIGHLQESYGLLHCGAALGRGCGPLIVAKPGVELAQLGDTPVAVPGAWTTACLLLNLFSPHPVRTKAMTFDQIMPAIRAGEVEAGVIIHEGRFTYREYGLTCLLDLGQWWETQSGFPIPLGGIAVHRSLPEAVILKVQNTLKASIDYAKATPENAADYITRHAQEMAPQVISQHISLYVNEFTQDLGAEGRLAIKTLFQKAAEKGLMPFPTLPLFAC
- the mqnB gene encoding futalosine hydrolase, with the protein product MSPYLLIVTAVKEEAALLAATIESPRSVRAGQREMTAGVLVDTPVNLLVAGPGQVNTVQALTSAIEWQRPAAILQVGCAGGFKQAGINIGDIAIASEEIDAHLGLEPERPTEIPVDPLPFSIGCYGGFEIKNRYAIGVELTRKAQSVISRKMAGMNITVNLGPFLTVSTITASDRRAEQYFDAYQVCMESMEGAGAAHVALHYGIPFLEIRAAANVVGKRERNHWNLPLAWERSQAAVMTLLKGGIF